Proteins found in one Campylobacter lari genomic segment:
- a CDS encoding [NiFe] hydrogenase maturation protease HydD translates to MKLLILGIGNIMFADEGLGVHLCKLLEKNYKFYHEKDSVSFVDGGTLALQLSYIIAEYDEMVVIDCIAADDAKIGDIFFFPYDAMPKKVNWSGSAHEVEMLQTLQYMELMGDLPKTQILACVPKRIEPLSFELSKEVLNALEKMEKILLDFLEKKGFTYERVANYNIQELALNSYKS, encoded by the coding sequence TTGAAACTTCTAATCTTAGGCATTGGTAATATTATGTTTGCAGATGAGGGCTTAGGCGTTCATCTTTGCAAACTTTTAGAAAAAAATTATAAGTTTTATCACGAAAAAGACTCAGTGAGCTTTGTAGATGGTGGAACTTTGGCTTTGCAACTTAGTTATATTATAGCTGAATATGATGAAATGGTTGTGATTGATTGTATTGCAGCAGATGATGCTAAAATCGGAGATATTTTTTTCTTTCCTTATGATGCAATGCCAAAAAAAGTTAATTGGAGTGGTAGTGCGCATGAGGTTGAAATGCTTCAAACTTTACAATACATGGAGCTTATGGGAGATTTGCCTAAAACTCAAATTTTAGCTTGTGTGCCAAAACGCATAGAACCATTGAGCTTTGAACTTTCAAAAGAGGTCTTGAATGCTTTAGAAAAAATGGAGAAAATTTTACTTGATTTTTTAGAGAAAAAAGGCTTTACTTACGAGAGAGTTGCTAATTATAACATACAAGAGCTTGCTCTAAATTCTTATAAAAGCTAA
- a CDS encoding PepSY-like domain-containing protein has protein sequence MKLKIALMALALASCVFAKDMVVGVNALPANSKNFIQKHFAGSNIALVKQDIDSFDVYLDNGTELEFFINGDWKEIDAKYRPIDTSFLSPNILATIKKMHPNASIIKVEKEIQGYKFKLNNMMEIYTDVNGNFLGQKFDD, from the coding sequence ATGAAATTAAAAATAGCTTTAATGGCATTAGCTCTAGCAAGTTGTGTTTTTGCTAAAGATATGGTTGTAGGTGTAAATGCTTTACCGGCAAATTCTAAAAATTTTATACAAAAACACTTTGCAGGCTCAAACATAGCTTTAGTTAAACAAGATATTGATAGCTTTGATGTTTATTTAGACAATGGAACTGAACTTGAGTTTTTCATCAATGGAGATTGGAAAGAAATTGATGCAAAATATAGACCGATTGATACTTCTTTTTTAAGTCCAAACATTTTGGCAACAATTAAAAAAATGCACCCAAATGCAAGTATAATTAAAGTTGAAAAAGAAATTCAAGGTTATAAATTTAAACTAAATAATATGATGGAAATTTATACTGATGTAAATGGAAATTTCTTAGGACAAAAATTTGATGATTAA
- the gltX gene encoding glutamate--tRNA ligase has protein sequence MYRFAPSPTGDMHIGNLRAALFNYIKARQENSDFILRIEDTDNARNIAGKEEEIKAILKEFGITWQHYYVQSENLKFHRQMALKLVSEKKAFACFCTEDELVHKKELAKSKNQAYRYDGTCEKLADIDVLNCEKPFVIRLKKPQSQMKFTDYIKGEISFNPEDIDSFVIMRADKTPTYNFACAVDDMLEGVTCIIRGEDHVSNTPKQEHIRASLGYDKSMTYAHLPIILNEEGVKMSKREAHSSVKWMLDNGYLASAIANYLILLGNKTPKEIFTLEEAIEWFDLKKVSKSPARFDTKRLMQINREHIKMLDSDKLNSLLNLGKDVAELAKFYTQEASTLNEIKEKIQAIFSVKNYNEFENECKLIKEVLKDLDLSQEYDEFKKILMEKTNLKGKNFFMPLRLVLTGVTHGPEMSEIYTLIKPFIKEIIKE, from the coding sequence ATGTATAGGTTTGCACCATCGCCTACTGGAGATATGCATATTGGAAATTTAAGAGCAGCTTTGTTTAATTACATTAAAGCAAGACAAGAAAATTCTGATTTTATTTTACGTATTGAAGATACGGATAATGCTAGAAATATTGCTGGAAAAGAAGAAGAAATAAAAGCTATTTTAAAAGAATTTGGTATAACTTGGCAGCATTATTATGTGCAAAGTGAGAATTTGAAATTTCATCGTCAAATGGCTTTAAAACTAGTAAGTGAGAAAAAAGCTTTTGCTTGTTTTTGTACTGAGGATGAATTGGTGCATAAAAAAGAATTAGCTAAAAGCAAAAATCAAGCATATAGATACGATGGCACTTGTGAAAAATTAGCAGATATTGATGTGTTAAATTGTGAGAAACCTTTTGTAATCCGTCTTAAAAAACCTCAATCTCAAATGAAATTTACTGATTATATTAAAGGCGAGATTAGTTTTAATCCTGAAGATATTGATAGTTTTGTGATTATGAGAGCTGATAAAACCCCAACTTATAATTTTGCATGTGCGGTTGATGATATGCTAGAAGGTGTTACTTGTATTATAAGGGGTGAAGATCATGTCTCAAATACTCCTAAGCAAGAGCATATTAGAGCTAGTTTGGGTTATGATAAAAGCATGACTTATGCACATTTACCTATCATCTTAAATGAAGAGGGTGTTAAAATGAGTAAAAGAGAGGCTCATTCTAGTGTAAAATGGATGCTTGATAATGGATATTTGGCAAGCGCTATTGCAAATTATTTAATCCTTTTAGGCAATAAAACTCCAAAAGAGATTTTTACTTTAGAAGAAGCTATAGAATGGTTTGATTTGAAAAAAGTTTCAAAATCTCCTGCTAGGTTTGATACTAAGCGCTTAATGCAAATTAACCGTGAACATATAAAAATGCTTGATAGTGATAAATTAAATTCTTTGTTAAATTTAGGCAAAGATGTAGCAGAGCTTGCAAAATTTTATACTCAAGAAGCTAGCACTCTAAATGAAATAAAAGAAAAAATACAAGCCATTTTTTCAGTTAAAAATTATAATGAATTTGAAAATGAATGTAAGTTGATTAAAGAGGTTTTAAAAGATTTAGATTTGTCTCAAGAATATGATGAGTTTAAAAAGATTTTGATGGAAAAAACAAATTTAAAAGGTAAAAATTTCTTTATGCCTTTGCGTTTAGTATTAACAGGGGTTACTCACGGACCTGAAATGAGTGAAATTTATACTTTAATTAAGCCTTTTATTAAAGAAATTATAAAGGAGTAA
- a CDS encoding YggT family protein, producing the protein MGVGTSLIISLVQIFSLVIEIYVWIIIIAALISWVRPDPYNPIVQILYRLTNPAYAFVRRFIPTTIGSIDLAPLIIILGLKFIQIFLSNLILGSL; encoded by the coding sequence ATGGGAGTTGGAACAAGTTTGATTATATCTTTGGTACAAATTTTTTCTTTGGTGATTGAAATTTATGTATGGATTATAATTATTGCTGCATTGATTTCTTGGGTAAGGCCTGATCCTTATAATCCTATAGTGCAAATTTTATATCGTTTAACTAATCCTGCTTATGCTTTTGTAAGAAGATTTATTCCTACTACCATAGGAAGTATTGATTTGGCACCTTTGATTATTATTTTAGGATTAAAATTTATTCAAATATTTTTATCAAATTTAATTTTAGGAAGTTTATAA
- a CDS encoding lytic transglycosylase domain-containing protein — MFKKSVVLLLAGAVFANSAIYSYKELEQKPNSLAKDYYLYRLLEKNEFKKEEVEGLKEHIYRYAGRIKNAIEVIIPPLGYNKEYEACYKFDTQNILDANVTCQLVRLNSLTFIQDLNTSTRNEMKKIIPQDNPNLIKLLEAFDAKDPLSYAVLNYDSVNFYKIYSFLKDKKDFFLEKDFVDELAKEKEFTNFVKEIIIKKKSPLIRKSLVNVDANLTFQDNAFYLGVNAILENDDKKALEFFQVAKDTFKSKPLVDNANFWIYLITQDKKYLDELTQSKSLNIYSLYARELKGLPLPKIEELNPRKQKNDFDMKDPFAWQKLAKEIAKGTPNELEKLAKDFYTKENIAIYAYIKERAEGFKKHYFIMPYFEYLKDYSTQRKAMILALARQESRFIPTAISTSYALGIMQFIPFLANHIGNKELQIPNFDQDMLFDPKIAYTFANHHLDYLESKLNSPVFVAYAYNGGIGFTTRMLKREDMFRAGKYEPFLSMELVPYAESRVYAKKVLANYIVYLHLLNDNTPISKFFETLTQNIDSQNTNQVLK, encoded by the coding sequence GTGTTTAAAAAAAGTGTAGTATTGCTTTTAGCTGGAGCGGTTTTTGCAAATAGTGCTATATATTCTTATAAAGAATTAGAGCAAAAACCAAATTCTTTAGCTAAGGATTATTATTTATATCGTTTATTAGAAAAAAATGAATTTAAAAAAGAAGAAGTTGAGGGTTTAAAAGAACATATTTATCGTTATGCAGGGCGTATTAAAAATGCTATTGAAGTGATTATTCCACCTTTGGGGTATAATAAAGAATATGAAGCTTGTTATAAATTTGACACGCAAAATATTTTAGATGCTAATGTTACTTGTCAGCTTGTAAGATTAAACAGTTTAACTTTTATACAAGATCTTAATACTTCAACGCGTAATGAAATGAAAAAAATTATCCCACAAGATAATCCAAATTTAATAAAACTTTTAGAAGCTTTTGATGCTAAAGATCCTTTAAGTTATGCAGTTTTAAATTATGATAGCGTAAATTTTTATAAAATTTATAGTTTTTTAAAAGATAAAAAAGATTTTTTCTTAGAAAAAGATTTTGTTGATGAACTAGCAAAAGAAAAAGAATTTACAAATTTTGTAAAAGAAATCATCATTAAGAAAAAAAGCCCATTGATAAGAAAATCTTTGGTTAATGTAGATGCAAATTTAACTTTTCAAGATAATGCTTTTTATTTAGGTGTGAATGCTATTTTAGAAAATGACGATAAAAAGGCACTGGAATTTTTCCAAGTAGCAAAAGATACTTTTAAAAGCAAGCCTTTAGTGGACAATGCAAATTTTTGGATATATCTAATAACACAAGATAAAAAGTATCTTGATGAGCTTACTCAAAGTAAGTCTTTAAATATTTATAGTCTTTATGCAAGAGAATTAAAAGGTTTGCCTTTACCTAAAATAGAGGAGTTAAATCCAAGAAAACAAAAAAATGATTTTGATATGAAAGATCCTTTTGCTTGGCAAAAACTTGCAAAAGAAATTGCAAAAGGTACTCCTAATGAGCTAGAAAAGCTTGCAAAAGATTTTTATACTAAAGAAAATATCGCCATTTATGCTTATATTAAAGAAAGAGCCGAGGGTTTTAAAAAACATTATTTTATTATGCCTTATTTTGAATATTTAAAAGATTATTCTACGCAAAGAAAGGCTATGATTTTAGCTTTAGCTAGACAAGAAAGTCGTTTTATACCAACAGCAATTTCAACTTCTTATGCTTTGGGTATAATGCAATTTATCCCATTTTTAGCTAATCATATAGGCAATAAAGAGTTACAAATTCCAAATTTTGACCAAGATATGCTTTTTGATCCAAAAATAGCTTACACTTTTGCAAATCATCACTTAGATTATTTAGAATCTAAGCTTAATTCTCCGGTATTTGTGGCTTATGCTTACAATGGAGGTATAGGATTTACCACTAGAATGCTCAAAAGAGAAGATATGTTTAGAGCAGGAAAGTACGAGCCATTTTTATCTATGGAGCTTGTTCCTTATGCAGAAAGTAGAGTGTATGCTAAAAAGGTTTTAGCTAATTATATTGTGTATTTGCATCTTCTGAACGATAATACACCGATTTCGAAATTTTTTGAAACTTTAACTCAAAACATTGATTCTCAAAACACAAATCAAGTTTTAAAATAG